Below is a window of bacterium DNA.
CGCCCTGATGTTCCCGAAGCGCTTGTAGAGGCCGCCGGCCTCGATGATCGGCGCGCCGGCCTCCGGCGTGGTCCCGCGTTCGGTCACGAGCCCGCTCTCACGCGAGCGCACCGTGTCTCATCCGGAAGTCCTTTCGGGAGCATCTCACCTGGCTCGCCCTTGGCCGCCGGGCGGGCGGTGCGAGCATGAACTCTACTGTTCTAAGGGTCGCGCCAGATGTCAATGGGGGATGGCCCTCGCGATACCCGGATCGCCGGGCGGAACATCGGGATAGTTCCCTCCGATCGGCCCTACAACCGGTCGGGTTGCCGGGTGTTAGACGCAGACGGCGCGCTCTCGAAGCCGTTCAGCCCGACGTGGGACCCGGGTCTTCCCGGCGGCGCCGGGAGCGGGACGACCTCTTGTCCTTCATCTTGGCGGACCGGTCCGCCATCCAGGCGCGCACCCGCGCCAGGAGCTCCCGGGCCCACCTGAACTCGGAGGACCACACGAGCAAGCCCGCCACCAGGAGCACGGTCCCCGGAAGGATGGGGAGTACCAACCCGGCCAGTGCCAGAAGGATGAGGAGCCCGCCGCCGATGGCCACCAACACCCTCCGGAGGTTCTTCTGGACGCTCATCTCTTCGTGCCTGCCACGCCGGCTCGGGCCCGCTCAGCCGCGGCTCTCCGCCTCCACCTTCCGGTAGAGAGGTGACACCGCGCCCAGGCTGGTCCCGGCGGGAACCGGAGCACCGGCCCATCCCAGTTCGGCGACGGTGCCGGGCAGGCCCAGCATCGAGTGGAGCCGTTCCGTGGTCACGGGCAGGTAGGGGGCGAACGCCAGCTTCAGGTGGTTGATGGCGTCGATGGAGTTCTTCAGGACGGTGGCCGCCGCCTCCCGGTCGGTCTTCACCAGCTTCCAGGGCTCGGTGGCGTTCAGGTAGGCGTTGATCTTCGCCGCGCCCTCCATCGCCGTCCTGAGCCCGGCCCGCAGCTCGACCCGCTCTATGTGGGCCGCCACCTGGTCGAGGGTCCGCCCGGCCGAGTCCAGGACCTCCCGGCCCATGGCGGTCTGCTCGCCCGGTTGCGGGACCCGGGCCGAGAACCCCGACCGGGTCATGGAGAGCACCCGGTGGACCAGGTTGCCCCAGGTGGCCACCAGCTCGTCGTTGATGCGCCGGTCCAGTTCCTCCTCGGTCATCTCGGTGTCGTTGTTCTCGGGCAGGTTGGCGGCCAGCCCGTAGCGCAGCGCGTCGGGCTCGTAGATCTCGAGAGCCGCGCCGATGGTCAGGCCGATGCCCCGGCTCGCCGAGGCCTTCCCGCCCCGGAAGGTCACGTACTGGTTGGCGGGGACATTGGTGGGCAGCTCCAGGCCCCCGTACCCCATCAGCATGGCCGGCCAGATGATGGTGTGGAAGGGGATGTTGTCCTTGCCGATGAAGTAGTAGTGCTCCGCCTCGGGGTTCTCCCACCAGTCCTTCCAGGCGTCGGGGGTGCGCTGGATCTTCGCCCATTCCTTGGCGGCCGACAGGTAGCCGATCACCGCGTCGAACCAGACGTATATCTTCTTGCCCTCGCCGAGGCCCTCCACCGGGATGTCTACCCCCCAGTCGATGTCCCGGGTGATCGCCCGGTCCTGGAGCCCCTCCTCGATCCAGCCCAGAGAGAAGTTCAGCACGTGGCGCCGCCAGCCCTTGCGGGAGCGGAGCCACTCCTCGAGGCGGTCGGAGAAGTCGGGCAGGCGCAGGTAGAAGTGGTCGGTCTCCCGCCGGACCGGGGACGCCCCGGACAGCTTGGAACGGGCATCGATCAGGTCGACCGGGTCGAGGGTGCGGCCGCAGCCGTCGCACTGGTCCCCGCGGGCCTCGCCGTAGTCGCAGTGCGGGCAGGTGCCCTCCACGTAGCGGTCGGGGAGGAACCGGCCCGCGTCCGGGTCGTAGAACTGCTCGGAGGTCCGGCGGTCGATGTGGCCGTTCTCGTGCAGGCGGCTGAAGATGTCCTGGGTGACGTCGTGGTGGTTCCGGGTCCCGGTGGACGTGTAGAGCTCCCACTGGATGGCCAATGCCTTCCAGCCGGCCACGAACTCGGCGTGGTAGCGGTCCACGATCTCCTGCGGGGTGACGCCTTCCTGGTCGGCGCGGACCGTGATGGGGGTGCCGTGGACGTCGCTCCCCGACACCATCAGGGTGCGGTTGCCGGCCAGCCGGTGGTAGCGGGCGAAGATGTCGGCGGGCAGGTAGGCGCCGGCCAGGTGTCCCAGGTGCCGGGATCCGGATGCGTAGGGCCAGGCCACGGCCACGAGGATGTTTCGAACCATGCTCCTAGGGTACCGGAGTCGTACCACCCCGACCGCGCAGGGGTGCCGCACGGTGGGATTCCCCGCCGCCGCCCGGGCCTACGATTGGGCGGCTATGAGTGCTGTGGCCTCCCTGGCGGCCGGC
It encodes the following:
- the metG gene encoding methionine--tRNA ligase, whose translation is MVRNILVAVAWPYASGSRHLGHLAGAYLPADIFARYHRLAGNRTLMVSGSDVHGTPITVRADQEGVTPQEIVDRYHAEFVAGWKALAIQWELYTSTGTRNHHDVTQDIFSRLHENGHIDRRTSEQFYDPDAGRFLPDRYVEGTCPHCDYGEARGDQCDGCGRTLDPVDLIDARSKLSGASPVRRETDHFYLRLPDFSDRLEEWLRSRKGWRRHVLNFSLGWIEEGLQDRAITRDIDWGVDIPVEGLGEGKKIYVWFDAVIGYLSAAKEWAKIQRTPDAWKDWWENPEAEHYYFIGKDNIPFHTIIWPAMLMGYGGLELPTNVPANQYVTFRGGKASASRGIGLTIGAALEIYEPDALRYGLAANLPENNDTEMTEEELDRRINDELVATWGNLVHRVLSMTRSGFSARVPQPGEQTAMGREVLDSAGRTLDQVAAHIERVELRAGLRTAMEGAAKINAYLNATEPWKLVKTDREAAATVLKNSIDAINHLKLAFAPYLPVTTERLHSMLGLPGTVAELGWAGAPVPAGTSLGAVSPLYRKVEAESRG